The region ATACATTTAGCACAATACGATTGGAGCCTTACAATTTTGTGAAATCGATAAGTTATAATGTTTTGATGTATATCATATTAGTGCTCACCAACGTTTCCCATACCTATATAGCGTCTTTCGTTTTCATTCAATGTCAGTGTATATCCTTTAAGTAATCCTTAAACTTAAAGCTTCAAAACGATCAAATTTCATACACTTCTCCTTCTTTTTATCTGCAGGTGACGCTACCGTTTTCAACAGCGATGGCGAATGGGATATGGAAGGATTAACGGCTCTTTTGAAGAAGAATTTTACCCTGATGCCCCCGATTCCATACACGCATGTACTGTTTACAGTTCATTTACGACGGCTCTCTATGTATTACGTCTTTAATTTGGTGATGCCGTGTGTGCTCATCTCGGGTATAACAGTTCTTGGTTTTGTACTACCGTCCGATTCTGGCGAGAAAGTTAGCCTTGGTATCACAGTTTTACTCTCCCTAACCGTGTTCCTGTTACTCATTGCTGAATCAATGCCGCCCTCTAGTGACGTACCGGTGATAGGTAAGACCATATGGTTTTGGTTACGAATCACCGTTGTTTTATCAATGTGAATGAGATGTTTTATGTGAAATATTTTGCAACACTTAGACTTGGTAGGAGGATATAAGGTCATGGCATGACTCCCTGTCCGAGGATAAAGAagatgttttttattattatttacgtaCGAATATCAGTGAAATATCTGCCGAACTAGTGACCAACACTTGTGAAAGGGTGCGTATTTAGTATCACGATTTAATATAATGGCTTTGTGTCACCTAGTTAAATATTAGCGTAAAGGTTTTTACATGTAGGGGTAACTTTATCAGCTGTATGTAGTTCAACACTATataaaaatatctgaaatttattttctttgaaatttgatTGAAGAGAAATCAGTTTATGGTAAATTTATATAGAGAGTTGAACTTGTACAAACGCACCTGCAAAAAAGCTGTCAAGGTACCTCCTTTTCGGTAAAACTTTGAAATACCATCTTCCTTTTTTAAGAAAAACTTACCACAATATTGTTGCCAAATATATCACAAACATAAAAATTATCTCATTCTCATGGTGATAGTAAACCAGAGCCCTGGTTGATCAGGTCCATGGTATGTAAAGTGGCCACTATGAGTGAGGTTATGACTGTTTCCAAGTTCTGAAGTTAAAGGTACGCCCAACAGTATCCACCATTCTAGTTTTGTTTTGCAAACCATTTTATTTACTTATAGCAATTAAAGAGCATATTTCCCAAGCTAAGATACAATGTCATTGCAAATGCAGTTTTTGCCTATCATTTTCTTTTAtctattattttatttgcttAGAAGATTCTTATAAACTTTACTTCACAAATTAATTCCAGCATGAAACGCTATTTGACTGCACGCCTATCAGGAAAAGCTGTATATTCTATTCTATTAATATTAAATTTTTCTTGCTGCTTATTTATACTTTATGCCATCAACCTGCAGTATTTTAATTTGAGGAAACTTCTAACCAGTCGTAGGACCTAATGCTCATGTAGTGTGTCACTTTATATACCTTGGATTGGTCTATAGACATACTACAAACTTGCAAATAAAGATTACCTGACGAGAAACTAAAATTGGGgacaataaatatttataaataaatatttgtacCTCTCTGTTCTTAGTTACAAGTGACTTTGAGCGTGtggatattttttaatattcataaaataCGTCAATCATTACATGGAGATTGGTTTAGACCATCCTTGTCGGAATGTTAATTCAGAGCgttgaaattgggctattccactcgtaacccatacaacccctatggaagatatgaccttaatctcccgcacgggatatgtacatttcaaatagagtcgcccatttagatgactccatttgaaattcacactcctgtgtggaagattaaagtcatgtcttccatagaaaatgatgtatattcaaatggaataacccaataccaTTTCAAACAATTTGAATGTTAGAATGCAAGTTCTCGCAGGTTTCCTTTACGTATATTGTAGTATCGTCTATACGCCGTCAACGTAAACGTCATTAGTGGTCACGTGACTAAACTAACCAATTAGATTCACGTGATGTTGCATTAACCAAATCTTCAAATCGTAAGTATCATGATCAACGTGATGATAGTCATTGTGCATGCATCCTTTTACGTTAATATGCAATTATATACTGCCATGacaggttctggttaaaactgcGGGCGCGAGGTGAAATCAATAGTACTATTTACCTGCGCCTCGCATGAAAATAGTACTATTAATGTCATCGatggaccatagttttaaccagaacctcgaataaaggcagtatatataaTCATTATCATTGTTCATTGTTCAACCGATTCCTTTTTCAGTGGGTAGTGGTGTGTGAGATGCTTCGGTCATCGGCACTCAGATAATTTAGGGAAAAAACGGTTCCTTCCTCACTTGGTAGTGGTATGGGAGATGCTTAGATCATCGTCACTCAGATAATTTAAGAACCAACCGGGTCCTTCCTCAGTGGGTAGTGGTGTGAGAGATGCTTAGATCATTGGCACTCAGATAATTTAGGAACTAACCAGTTCCTTCCTCAGTGGATAGTGGTGTGGAAGATGCTTAGATCGCTtagacgtcctgtcaaccagaccaaaaatgccgtaggtcagcaaccaatcacggcgcgcctttgccctgacaccagacgcaaactagtctttttaattcggtcttcattaATTATAACTTGATCTGTCATGGTGTTCTTTCAAATTGGTATATATAACTTATAAAGTTGCATGGAGCCGAATCAAAATACGCAAAATTAAcacttttgatatttttgaaaaggcTGTGGTATGTATTTGTACTACTAAACATCACAAGACACCTAATGGCCTGTGCATAAATGCAGCTGCCGTCTGGATGGGAAAGATGGGGGGAATAAagggagaaaacaaacaaagaagttgtttccTCTGGGTGAGATTCGAGCCCGATACCCCtctcatgccaagcactaggccgCCGACACTTAGCCACGGTTCTTACACTGGCAGGGCCACCGAAAGCGTGcccatatatcatgtatatcacttagggtgattgcgtcatcacatctagtgggatgcacgcacgcgcagtgaagttgtttgtagtattttgtagtactcagggcGGTTAGGGTTCATTAATGTCTTACTTACACATCTCTCGATTTTTTTCTACAGGACAATATTACGCCGGTACAATGTTATTGGTATCCATTTCTATAATGTTAACTGTAATAGTGTTAAATCTTCACCATCGAGGGCCACAATGCAAACCTGTCCCGCAATGGGTCAGGAGGTACGTCTTAGGTTCAGTGGCTAAGGTTCTTCGTGTACCAAGACACAACACCCTCTCCAAAAGGAGTAGGATGTTATTGAAGATGCACCGTGAAGAAGCTGAGTCGCTGATGGAGATGGCACAGTCGCATATCAACCCTAACGAATCACCAATAATGGCTATAAATAACATGTCACGAAATGCTGTCAGGAATAACAAGTCGTCGTCGGATCAGGAGAAAACAAGATGCTGTGGTCATATTCAAGCTGATCTAATGAGGCGAATGTTGGATCATCTGAGATACCTAAGAGAACACTTTGAAGGTATAGATAATTCAGAAAAAGTCAGAAATGAATGGAAGATGGTTGCACAAGTCGTTGATAGAATCTTTTTGATATTGTATGTTATGGGGTCCGTATCGACATTATTAATTATTGTACTTGGTATGAAACAGCCAACTAAAGAAGAAGCGGCAACAGCTGGTCATTAATGATAAggggttgataaaaaaaaaataattagctTTTGTAAGGTTCCTCAAACTACGACAAGTTTTCACACGATTTCCATCCCAAGGTTCTGAATTCGGTAGATTGTTCTAGCGAAGGCTGGTATTACGTAATTCTTAAAATAGATGAATACGTAGTTAAGGTGTGAAGGAATATCTCCATCAAAGCTAAAGGTAAAATATTTCACTAATTTGAGGAGTCGCGCCACATCCCACACCCATTTTGTCAGCCATTCGATCCCCTCCAACACTTTTGAAACGATGACTTCATTAGAATGTTGTgtgtaaatattttaaatttgtttacaataattccTTCTGTTAGGACAAGTCCTTATTTGAATGAGCTCGTACATAAGACTAAAACAATATTTCTATGAAGCATGTGACGTACGTTAAGTGCTCAGTAACTGCTCAGTGATTAAGACTGATCGTCAAAATGGTTGTAAACTTCTTCGTACCCGGATACTACATCTCGTAATCAATCGTTCGCTACCTTAGAACGCCAAATCGTTCGGAATGTCGTCGAGATACCTTTCGCTATCTTAGAGCCAAATCGAAAAACTCCTATGAGCTACTCCTATGTATTGTATGGAGTGTCGTCCAAGAACATTAGATGAAACTATTATGACATGGGATATAGCAGCTTCAATGGCCGATCTCAGACTTGTGACAGAACACTACCCAGGGGATTCAAATAACAATCGTAGGGAATGTGGAACAATGTCGCAATTCATTTATATGTACCTTTTAGTCGTTTACTTAAATCAACTCACTTGAAATATGTACCATTTTGCTTCCTATATCATATACGGCATTGACCCTCTGAGCATGATGAACTCTCGCCCTCCTGCACAACCTCTACAGTGGTGCGTCGTGTGTACGTAATATCAAAAAATAGCAAGCCAAAGCAGAGAACGTTGAggacaacaaaacaaaacgaataaGATCTTCATCGTTTGATGAGTTACTCGCACATGTGATGTGTTACTCATGAACATGGCATGGATGGCTTTATTGTATGCCTAGGACAATCCACTTTTTGTCAGCATAGATAGTCAATTTAATTAATACTAGCGGATTGGTGCCAAGATTTAACAATTGGCTTTTCGCTCTGCTAATCCTGACCGGAGTGTCTGGTAGCTCATTCCATATCCCTTTGACGTATGGGAGAAATGATCTTCTGTGCTTCTGTAGCTGACCAGTTTGGATCTTCAATTTTTCTCAGCTGTGTTATTAGACTTTATAGATTGCCCGAGTCGTAGGTATGATTATTTGCCCACGTCCAACTTTGTTTTGTCAGCACAGATATTGActgttatcatactgacatttcTTTTAAGATCGTAGCAGGATAGACACTCATACGATAAAGGACACGAAGGTGGGGTGTTCCTCACTAGGTATGAATCTACACAGTATAGTTGCCGACATAGGCGATCTGGTGCTTCTTTTGAAGTCAGCTCACGACATTTTAAGCCAATGATGCGCATGCATTTTTCGGAAATCTATTATTATAGAGTCTTCAACAGTCTAACTATGTCTTGTCTTTTACAACCTGATGTGCTGACATCATGTAGAAAAGACACAATCTGGGAACCGTTTGAGTATAGCGTAAGTATAATGTGCTTCCACCATCAATAGTCGTTTACTATTGCAAAGAAACCTGCCGAATTCAGAAACCTTGCTTTATCCTGTATTCTAGGATATGTAtactaatttgtttttgtttaaattcatttagaattcttattattattttcataaatTGAGGTACCTGTGTGTAAGAAGtttacttttgcaaaatatcaaccCCTGCTTAATGATTGGAAATATTTTACTTACTATCTCTAAATAGTAATACTCGTAAAAATAcgtaaaataagtaaaataacaGACATTATTGAGCATGTTTAACATGAACAACTGATGTACGCAAATAGTATTTTCATCGCTGTTACTATTATTGTGGTTATAACTTCTGTCGTTTTCTGAAGTTTTATTTGACGGCATTCaataacagtaaaaacaattacTAATCTTTTTTATTTCCTTTGTACTGAAATAGATTAAGGCAAGTACATAGTAGATTATAGACTACTATTTCACTTTTTTCAGTTTTCTATAATACATTGTTTCGTTTATATTTACttgttttatgttgtttattTCATGTATTGGCCTTTGAATTATGTTATGGAGAGCAAAACAACCAAGTAAAATACAAATAATAGCAATAAAAATATGGCAACAACTAGTTTGCTAAACATAGTAATGCAAGTAGTTTGTATGATCATACACACACATCCCACACCTAtatcccccacacaccccaactcatccccacacccacacaaacacatTATTACAAAAGAAATACACTATGTGACAATAATACCCGAGAACGAGCATACATCGATAAAACACATAAACAATTTTAAGCTTCAACATTTGAACTGCAATTAACTGTTTTCTGCTCTCCCTTTTTACTTTCATGGTGTGTGGTTTAATAATTAAAACCTACCATTATTCTcgtgtgtgtttttatttattttagtttgtttatttattattattattatttgttcatAATTAAGTTCTTCAGTTTTTATTGTTTACATGTTTTCTTAAATTCCATATGCAAATGTTGACCATTTTATTTATTCAATGAAATATCGTCTGTGTGTGCGCGCCAATTTTGaatgttaaaaataataaattgtgTCTTCGATGCAACTTAGAAACAGGAAATTAATATGTAGCTGTACTGTAGCTTAATACCAACGATTAGTTAACTATGATGTATCATTGTTATAATCTGTTTAGTTTAAAGGCAGTAAATGTGATCTTTTATGGTATCAAAAAGGATGACAACTTTCTTACATTTTGTTGGTAAATCGATTGAAATAGTTTAGGCATAAAATATACCCCTGTTCAAAAACAGGTGTGCATGTGGATGGAATGTTATCCATTATACACAACAGGTGCAGTCATTGTGTTACCGGTACAAACCGATATGATGTCAAGCTGATAAGTATGCAAATGTTACAATGACATTTCGTAACGGCCTGTGTGATTGGTTAATAATATGTTTTAACGAACTGCGTGATTGGTTCAGTAATATTACTTATTACATGGCCTCAGCCACCGATTGAATTATACAGTCTCAATAATTGACCAGACAAATCAATGAGACGCTTTGTGAATACTTTACTCGCCATAGCAACACGTTCGTAACACACGTGACTTCCAAATTAATGTCCCAACGCTAGTCGATGAGGCGGATGTCAGTAGTTTTTGTTATGATATAATTATGATCAGAATTAGTCAGTTCTGTAACTGTTACATCATACTTTATCTAATGCTTTTAACACAACATAGTTAACAAAAGTCtaagagtttaaaaaaaaagtccaTACCACACAAATATATATTTGTAGTATTGACATGATGCTTCTTTTATTATTCGTAACTTATGGATGGCGGCCAATCAGTCTATGATTGTGAAATCAAAATATTCCTAATTTATTGAGAGTGTTGTAACATTAACATTACCTCGTGACAACAGCCTCATTGGCTCACGTTGAGCCACATATATTATAATCAGAATAAAAAAAGGTCTGTTCGTTTC is a window of Amphiura filiformis chromosome 2, Afil_fr2py, whole genome shotgun sequence DNA encoding:
- the LOC140145886 gene encoding neuronal acetylcholine receptor subunit alpha-10-like isoform X2, whose product is MELPYLIVWSLAIQLVVLLLPQLAGARLLSETHRLINDLFEENGYNPYVRPVYNHTTIIDVQMLLFVAQVLEMDERRQTLTTNLWITFEWYDEFLRWDPEDYGGVESIKVKSDEVWMPDITLYNCAADKYIPYMDKKVNVVYHNGLVNWASPIIIKSHCTIDVTHFPFDKQGCELKFGPWQYSGKEVVLNGEGDATVFNSDGEWDMEGLTALLKKNFTLMPPIPYTHVLFTVHLRRLSMYYVFNLVMPCVLISGITVLGFVLPSDSGEKVSLGITVLLSLTVFLLLIAESMPPSSDVPVIGQYYAGTMLLVSISIMLTVIVLNLHHRGPQCKPVPQWVRRYVLGSVAKVLRVPRHNTLSKRSRMLLKMHREEAESLMEMAQSHINPNESPIMAINNMSRNAVRNNKSSSDQEKTRCCGHIQADLMRRMLDHLRYLREHFEGIDNSEKVRNEWKMVAQVVDRIFLILYVMGSVSTLLIIVLGMKQPTKEEAATAGH
- the LOC140145886 gene encoding neuronal acetylcholine receptor subunit alpha-9-like isoform X1, producing MELPYLIVWSLAIQLVVLLLPQLAGARLLSETHRLINDLFEENGYNPYVRPVYNHTTIIDVQMLLFVAQVLEMDERRQTLTTNLWITFEWYDEFLRWDPEDYGGVESIKVKSDEVWMPDITLYNWAGDNYHAYMSKQINVVYKDGKINWAAPVIIKSHCTIDVTSFPFDMQACELKFGPWQYSGKEVTLHGEGDATVFNSDGEWDMEGLTALLKKNFTLMPPIPYTHVLFTVHLRRLSMYYVFNLVMPCVLISGITVLGFVLPSDSGEKVSLGITVLLSLTVFLLLIAESMPPSSDVPVIGQYYAGTMLLVSISIMLTVIVLNLHHRGPQCKPVPQWVRRYVLGSVAKVLRVPRHNTLSKRSRMLLKMHREEAESLMEMAQSHINPNESPIMAINNMSRNAVRNNKSSSDQEKTRCCGHIQADLMRRMLDHLRYLREHFEGIDNSEKVRNEWKMVAQVVDRIFLILYVMGSVSTLLIIVLGMKQPTKEEAATAGH